CCCCGCATGGAAGCGCAGCACGCCGCGGTCCAGCGTGCCCACCCACAACTCGCTCTCATCGCCCGCCAGCGCCGTGATGTGCAGGTTGGCGAGAGTCGAATGGAGCAGGGTGATCGCATGCCCGTCGTAGACGAGCACACCTTTCTTCTGTGTGCCGATCAGCAGGCTTCCGGAAGCCATCGGAAGAATGGTCGTGACGCTGCGGGCGGCCGCATCTTCCGGCCGGATCTGCCGAAACACATGGCCGTTGAATGCCAGCACGCCTTCCGACGCGGTTGCAATCAGCAATTCCGGCTGGCGCGAATCGGCGAGAGTCGCCTGCGCCATGACGCCAAGCGGTGAGGCCGGCAGCTCCTGCCCGACGCGATACCGCTTCAGCAGCGCGCCACGTGCGCTGTATTCAAACAGACCCGCTGGGCCGCTGAGGTATAACTTGTCCTGGAAACGGGCCGCGCTGGAAAAAACTGCCGGCGCGCTGATCCACTCGAAGCCCGGGTTGGCGCTCGGTTCAACATGGCGCACGCCGAAGCGGATATACTTCTCCGCCGCGACTTGCTCGCTAGCGCCACGCAACGCGTGCATAGCTCGCCAATAGACGGCTCCCGACGCAGCCAATAACAGGACAGGAATAAGGAGGAGAGCATTGCGCCAGAGAAGTTTGCTGGACGAACTCACGCTGGTGGTTTGGGGGTTTGCCGCCGTGCCGTCAGATTATGCTCCGCAACGCTACGTACAACAACCGAAAAATCTTCCGCCCCACGAATGCGCCATTGCAGCAATTGTCGATAAGGAAGCGCCTTTCGCCAGTTAGGCCCTAAACCGCTCCAACAGCGATGTGTGCAAATGTTTTCCCCTAATATGTGCAAAGATTTACCCTTCCCAGCGTCCGAAATCCTGGAGAGCAGTTACTTCGGTCACCGTGCGGTGGCGCTATCCTATTGAAAATACAAATGCTTACTTGGGCCCGGCGCAAGCAAGATGGCGCTCTGCGTGCAATTACCGGTTGCATGATGCGCTCACTCACAAAATCAGCTTTGCTCCTCTTGCTGTTGGTTTCGCTTGCAGCCGCCCTGCATGCGGATACTGTAAACCTCAAGCTCGTCAACACCCTGCCCAACAACAACTCCGGCGGCGTGTACACTTATCCCTATAACTTCTCCGTCAATGGCTCACCGGCGCTGATTGCGTTGCTTTGCGATGATTACAACCACGAAGTCCAGTTGGGAGAGAGTTGGTACGCCAACGTCAACACCTTGGCGGGCGCGGCGACTGGCGCAGGTCAATTCAGTGCCACTGCTTACTACCAAGCGGGATGGCTCTTCCAGCAGCTTGTGAACAATGCCCCCTACGCATCGCCGAACTCCATCAACTGGGCCATCTGGAAAACCACCTCGCCTACCCTCGTTGTGCCATCCTCGGTGATGGGCAGTGTCTCGACCCAGGGCAGCGTAGCGTGGTGGCTTGCCCAGGTTCCCACCACCATCGATCCCAACGCGCTCAGCAACATCGTGGTGTACACCTGGGACGGTAATACGACGACGATCGTGAACGGGCCAGGCGGCCCGCCGCAGGAGTATCTTGGAACCGTTCCCGAGCCCGCGAGCGCGCTCCTGATGTTTACCGGCTGTGGCTTCCTCTTCCTTCGCCTGCGCAAGTCCGTCGGACAGCGCGAACCGTAACTGTCGCCCCCCTTTCGCGCGTCACCAAAACGGCCCGAAATTGACCAGGTTTGGTGACGCATTGGTGATAAGTCTTGGGGGAGGGATCTCCGGCCCGCTTCCCGGTGATGCCCTCCCATTTCTTGTGCCCATTATCCCTGCCTGTACTTCCTGCGCCATCTCCCACACCTCGCGGAGTAAATCATTCCCGATTTGGCAGCACAGTTCGTAATGAGACTGCTCCACGACTACTTTTGCAGGGTGTCCCCTCATTGTGGTTTTCCGGTGGTAGGGTGCTTTCAGAACGGACTTGCTCGATGCAGCGGCGTCGATCTTCGGGGCCGTGGGGCGGTTGATTGCGCGGACCAACATCTTCGCCGGGCCAGAGACAACACACTTCCATGAGCAGCAGCTCACTTGCAGATCTAGCGCCGCGCAGGCGAGCCATTTACTTCGCCACCATTGTGTTGTTGGCCATCGCCTATGCGTTGTTGCAGCTCGACGGGTGGCACGGCAGCGCGTACCTGCATACCCTGATGGAGCTGGCGGCCACGCTGCTGGCGCTGATCGTGGGCATCCTGGCCCTTGTGCGCTTCTACAGTAAGAAGGAAAACACGTTCTTATTTATCGCCACCGGCTTCATCGGCACTAGCCTGCTTGATGGCTATCATACGTTTGTCTCCGCCCCGGTTTTCACGCAGTTTTTCCCCTCCCCGCCGCCGTCGCTGATTCCCTGGAGCGGGTTCGCCTCGCGCCTCTTCCTGTCCGTCCTCCTATGCCTGAGCTGGGCGTTCTGGAGGCGAGAATCCGGGCAGGAAGAGTCGCGCCCCGTGCCGGAACACCTCGTGTACCTCCTCGTGGGCACATGGACGCTGGCATGCTTTCTGTTTTTTGCCTTTGTCCGCCTGCCTGTCGGCTACGGCCCGCTTCCGTTATTCCACCGCCCGCAAGAATTCCTGCCCGTGGTTTTCTCCCTGCTGGCCGCCGCTGGATATCTGCGCAAAGGACGCTGGAAGCGCGATCCGTTCGAGCACTGGCTCGTACTCTCCATACTCTTGTGGGTTGCCCAGGCCCTCTACATATCCACCTCCGACAGACTTTACGATGCGGTGTACATTGCCTCGCACGTCCTCAAGATTCTGTCTTATACGGCAGTCTTTGTCGGGCTGACGGTGGCCATGTTCCACCTGTTCCTCGCCGAAGAAAGCATCGTGGCGCAACGCACCGAGAAACTGCGCCAGGAGATAGTTGAACGCAAGCGCGCCCAGGAACAGAGCGCGGAACTGCTGGTGCGGGAAAAACGGGCCTGGGAAAAAATGGAAGAGGAGCGCAGCTTCGCCGATGCGGTGATCCAAAGTTTGCCGATGATCTCGGCGATCTTCAACCAGCAGGGCAAATGTTTGCGCTGGAACAGAAGTTTCCAGGATGTTCTCGGATACTCCGCGGCCGACGTGCCGAACATCGAAATCTTGGATACGGTGGCGGAAGAAGACCGGAAATTGGTGCAGCGGAAAATCCAGGAGGCCTTTGAGCAGGGAAAATCTGCTGCAGAAGCCTCCCTGATCACCAAGAACGGCACCAAGATCCCTCACTATCTGACCTCGGCGCGGGTGCTGTTTGGCGGCCAGCCCTGCATCGCGGGCGTAGCCGTGGACATAAGCGAGCGCAAACGCGCGGAAGAAGAGGTGCGGCTGCTGGCGACAGCGCTGGAGTCGGCGGCGAATGCGATCGTTATCACCGATCCCAATGGCACGATTCAATGGGTGAATCCCGCATTCACTCTGCTAACTGGCTACAGCCTGGAGGAAGTGGCAGGAAAGAACCCGCGAATCCTAAAATCCGGGGAACATGATG
This sequence is a window from Terriglobia bacterium. Protein-coding genes within it:
- a CDS encoding PEP-CTERM sorting domain-containing protein; translated protein: MLLLLLVSLAAALHADTVNLKLVNTLPNNNSGGVYTYPYNFSVNGSPALIALLCDDYNHEVQLGESWYANVNTLAGAATGAGQFSATAYYQAGWLFQQLVNNAPYASPNSINWAIWKTTSPTLVVPSSVMGSVSTQGSVAWWLAQVPTTIDPNALSNIVVYTWDGNTTTIVNGPGGPPQEYLGTVPEPASALLMFTGCGFLFLRLRKSVGQREP